From Oceanococcus atlanticus, a single genomic window includes:
- a CDS encoding pilus assembly protein TadG-related protein gives MSFSPGSARLPGAQRGAAAVLASIMLVAMLAAAGFAIDMAQLYSAKRDLQKQANLSALNAARGAGGCLAPDDPRGRYNVAFSTVQTTLAQLNPQGATNPDMQVRLGRVDTAPGGLRAFAALPSSRAGEAYAVDVSLSRPAPRLVLPLPGISSDERPMLQARAVAAMAPSASFRVGGSLLSINQGYVSLLNAVLGALLGADPQLEVLGVNGLLATTVRLEELAVALGMHSVDQMLYSTLSLLDVLTGVLAVAVQSGSDGAAQALSQIANVAPDQPVVVGDSLSAGAALVSGVGNTVVNALDLVSSLLFQLGGSEITLGLPVNIPGIASAELALELAGLPVLGVGPALADESGYALTFAQSSQAQVDLSLNLLPLLGSPLAVNLQLDVVQSQAELLDVDCAGPQRSQPSVRLGLDAGLAALKIQNDGIRHPPLVNLLGLIQICAWTEQPPPGGLTYEERTLTGPFDPDNPELLARNTIEFGVGAGTQLSQLLSDVLDNTYVQFCPGSPLGPALNLILLPILSLLGLGSANGLLDLVEGLLTGVLSGILDPVLDPLLAMLGVSISGGEVTVLDVYMAPPALIEVN, from the coding sequence ATGAGCTTTTCCCCCGGGTCGGCCCGGCTGCCAGGTGCGCAGCGCGGGGCTGCAGCCGTTCTGGCTTCGATCATGCTGGTGGCCATGCTTGCCGCAGCGGGCTTTGCAATCGATATGGCGCAACTCTACAGCGCCAAAAGAGATCTTCAGAAGCAAGCCAACCTGTCGGCACTTAACGCGGCCCGTGGTGCGGGCGGTTGTCTGGCTCCGGATGATCCGCGCGGGCGCTACAACGTTGCTTTCAGCACAGTTCAGACGACCTTGGCGCAACTCAATCCGCAGGGCGCGACAAATCCGGATATGCAGGTGCGATTGGGTCGCGTGGATACCGCGCCTGGCGGCTTGCGTGCTTTCGCCGCATTGCCATCATCACGCGCCGGTGAGGCCTACGCGGTGGATGTGAGCCTGAGCCGGCCTGCGCCGCGGTTGGTTCTGCCTTTGCCTGGTATAAGCAGTGATGAGCGACCGATGCTGCAGGCACGTGCCGTGGCGGCCATGGCGCCATCAGCAAGTTTTCGTGTGGGCGGCTCGCTACTCAGCATCAACCAGGGTTATGTCAGTTTGCTGAATGCCGTGCTGGGGGCATTGTTGGGTGCTGATCCTCAACTTGAGGTGCTGGGTGTCAATGGTTTGCTGGCCACAACGGTGCGCTTGGAAGAGTTGGCTGTGGCCCTGGGCATGCACAGCGTTGACCAAATGCTCTACAGCACCTTGTCGTTGCTGGATGTGTTGACCGGCGTGTTGGCCGTGGCTGTACAGTCGGGCAGCGACGGCGCAGCCCAGGCGTTGTCGCAGATCGCCAACGTGGCACCCGATCAGCCCGTGGTGGTGGGCGACTCTCTATCGGCCGGGGCAGCGCTGGTTAGCGGCGTGGGCAACACCGTTGTGAATGCGCTGGATCTGGTGTCATCGCTGCTTTTTCAACTCGGTGGGTCGGAAATCACGCTGGGCTTACCGGTGAATATTCCCGGCATTGCCAGCGCTGAGCTGGCGCTAGAACTGGCCGGCTTGCCAGTGCTTGGTGTGGGGCCAGCGCTGGCTGATGAAAGCGGCTACGCGCTGACCTTTGCTCAATCCTCGCAGGCCCAGGTTGATCTGTCGCTCAACCTGTTGCCGCTGCTGGGCAGCCCCTTGGCGGTCAACTTGCAGCTCGACGTGGTGCAGAGCCAAGCGGAGTTGCTGGATGTCGACTGCGCCGGGCCGCAACGTAGCCAGCCGAGCGTGCGTTTGGGCCTGGATGCGGGGCTGGCCGCTCTGAAAATCCAGAATGACGGCATCCGCCATCCGCCTTTGGTCAACCTGTTGGGCTTGATTCAGATCTGTGCCTGGACGGAACAGCCTCCACCCGGAGGGCTGACCTATGAAGAGCGCACCCTGACGGGGCCATTCGATCCGGATAACCCGGAGCTGCTGGCCCGCAACACCATCGAGTTCGGCGTCGGTGCGGGGACTCAGTTGTCGCAGTTGCTATCAGATGTGCTGGACAACACGTACGTGCAGTTCTGTCCCGGTTCGCCGTTGGGTCCGGCGCTGAATCTTATCTTGTTGCCGATATTGAGCTTGCTTGGTCTGGGTAGCGCCAATGGCTTGCTTGACCTGGTCGAAGGGCTGTTGACCGGCGTCCTCTCAGGTATTTTGGACCCGGTGCTCGATCCATTGCTGGCCATGCTGGGGGTCAGTATTTCGGGCGGTGAGGTGACCGTACTTGATGTGTATATGGCGCCGCCGGCCCTGATCGAGGTGAACTGA
- a CDS encoding GGDEF domain-containing response regulator, with protein sequence MNESPRIALVDDSASDQLIFSDMLSTAMPGAVVEVFSDAEAFLSSLEHAHFDCILLDLNLPGDSGMELLQVLRREPRYRLVPIIMLTGWGNEAVAVKAIKRGATDYLSKRDADEQALRRVIEAAFEDALREQQEDQQLNLLKSQARTDALTGLLNRSAFEECLRALSGGDVAPRSFAVLNIDLNKFKPVNDNFGHAAGDRVLKSIAQGLQSVVRTSDRVFRLGGDEFLVLLTPGPSEAELAGMAERIHARLHEPVFAEDRTCIYAGGGSVGVARYPQTSGSVDEVLATADRAMYEAKKSGRGVVIVDAAALNP encoded by the coding sequence ATGAATGAATCTCCGCGTATCGCGCTGGTTGATGACTCGGCGAGTGATCAACTGATCTTCAGCGATATGCTCAGTACCGCGATGCCCGGCGCTGTGGTCGAGGTGTTCAGTGATGCAGAGGCCTTTCTCAGTTCGCTTGAACATGCCCACTTTGATTGCATCCTGCTTGATCTCAACCTGCCCGGCGACAGCGGTATGGAATTGCTGCAAGTGTTGCGCCGTGAACCGCGTTATCGCCTGGTTCCGATCATCATGTTGACCGGCTGGGGCAATGAGGCGGTGGCGGTCAAAGCGATCAAGCGCGGCGCAACAGACTACCTTTCCAAACGAGACGCTGACGAACAGGCCTTGCGGCGGGTGATTGAAGCGGCTTTTGAAGACGCACTGCGCGAACAGCAGGAGGATCAGCAGCTGAACCTCCTGAAATCGCAGGCGCGGACCGATGCGCTGACCGGTTTGCTCAATCGTTCAGCCTTTGAGGAGTGTTTGCGGGCATTGTCGGGTGGTGACGTGGCCCCGCGCTCCTTTGCCGTGCTCAACATCGATCTGAACAAGTTCAAGCCGGTGAATGACAACTTTGGGCATGCCGCAGGTGATCGGGTGCTCAAAAGCATCGCGCAGGGCCTGCAGTCAGTCGTACGCACCAGCGATCGGGTGTTTCGGCTGGGTGGTGACGAATTCCTGGTGTTGTTGACACCCGGGCCCTCCGAGGCTGAGCTTGCCGGTATGGCCGAACGCATTCATGCCCGCTTGCACGAGCCGGTTTTCGCTGAAGACCGCACCTGTATTTACGCCGGTGGGGGCAGCGTTGGTGTAGCCCGTTACCCGCAAACCTCAGGTTCGGTAGACGAGGTTCTGGCGACGGCGGACCGCGCCATGTACGAGGCGAAAAAATCGGGGCGCGGCGTTGTGATTGTCGATGCCGCTGCGCTTAACCCCTGA
- a CDS encoding sensor histidine kinase produces MGSQHIAAQKLQALEKELESFAYSVAHDLHAPLRAILHFSKMLERRAHDKLDTREQELLRQIPELAGKAQGMLDALLAYSRLGQPELHVEPLDMTELARSAGTRLQEQFPQANLALDIAAQLPAASGDKGLITRLLDELMTNAVQFNDQDTRKITVSFDQDEDAYCVDDNGIGMSPSGLERAGAVFCRLHAQGVYGDGLGMGLSMASKIARLHHGRLWLRSIPDQGTRVYFQLGAQHETQ; encoded by the coding sequence ATGGGTTCACAACACATCGCAGCGCAGAAGCTGCAGGCGCTGGAGAAGGAACTGGAGTCCTTCGCCTATTCAGTCGCCCACGACTTGCATGCGCCGTTGCGCGCCATCCTGCATTTTTCCAAGATGCTCGAACGTCGCGCTCACGACAAGCTGGATACACGCGAGCAAGAATTGCTCCGTCAAATTCCCGAGCTGGCCGGTAAGGCGCAGGGCATGCTTGATGCCCTGCTCGCCTATTCCCGCCTGGGACAGCCCGAACTGCACGTCGAGCCGCTGGATATGACCGAGCTGGCTCGATCCGCCGGCACGCGACTGCAGGAACAGTTCCCGCAGGCCAATCTCGCCTTGGACATCGCCGCGCAGCTGCCGGCCGCCTCCGGCGACAAAGGCTTGATCACGCGCTTATTGGATGAACTGATGACCAATGCGGTGCAGTTCAATGATCAGGACACGCGCAAGATTACGGTGAGCTTCGACCAGGACGAGGATGCCTATTGTGTTGATGACAACGGCATTGGCATGTCGCCAAGCGGACTGGAACGGGCTGGCGCCGTGTTTTGTCGCCTGCACGCGCAGGGCGTCTACGGCGATGGCTTGGGTATGGGGCTAAGCATGGCCAGCAAAATTGCCAGATTGCATCATGGGCGCTTGTGGCTTCGGTCCATCCCCGACCAAGGCACCCGTGTTTACTTCCAGCTCGGAGCGCAGCATGAAACGCAATAG
- a CDS encoding sensor histidine kinase, producing the protein MKRNSISSRLALVMVLIVTLTAVLASALIFSRLNSVLIDSTSGDLEREAEIQATKFISRIDELTRDTLLLANTPPIQGIIRANVAGTDPTDGSTLAMWRQRLEVIFEGLIRNKPDYLQVRYIGIDDQGRELVRVDRDLNTAEVRIVETTALQQKGTEPYFISAINKDSGQVDLSPINLNREQGVIEKPYMPVIRSSTPVVDQTSGEVFGIVVINLAVESALRELTTGVDTKQTHYVANQDGHYLVHPRREREFEFEHGVQAQAQSDFPLLETLMHNGAHVESRVDTDNQQVLSALAVTFGPQASAQKLYHVVTDGFNDITVVSRDVAKQAALLIIALAGIAFVVGTILARRIVSPIEKLAESVRNLDVDNTTLSIPSSLPDEAGELARALENSLDAVRRRNDQLVAKNKELEQFAYIASHDLQEPVRTITSFSTMLHSRYLDQFDERGQKSLNFILDSCQRMQSLIHGLLEYSRLGKKAEPEDVDFAAMIKGVIDDLHASIESKNASISVGSLPELHVFAVEVRLLFQNLLGNALKFTRPDVTPVVAIEATRQGRAWQFSVTDNGLGIAPEAREKVFMIFQRLQNRNEYEGTGIGLAHCRKIVEMHGGNIWIEDAPGGGSRFMFTLQEVSANRPTEANKG; encoded by the coding sequence ATGAAACGCAATAGCATTTCCTCACGCCTTGCGCTGGTCATGGTTCTGATTGTGACCCTGACTGCTGTGCTCGCATCCGCGCTGATTTTTTCTCGTTTGAACAGCGTGCTGATCGATTCGACCTCGGGCGATCTGGAGCGTGAGGCCGAGATTCAGGCAACCAAGTTCATAAGCCGGATTGATGAGCTGACCCGCGACACGTTGCTGCTGGCCAACACCCCGCCGATACAAGGCATCATCCGGGCCAACGTGGCTGGCACAGACCCTACGGATGGCTCAACATTGGCGATGTGGCGGCAACGTCTTGAGGTCATATTCGAAGGTCTAATTCGCAACAAACCTGATTACCTGCAAGTCCGCTACATCGGCATCGACGATCAAGGCCGCGAACTTGTCCGGGTGGATCGTGACCTCAACACGGCCGAAGTCCGCATAGTGGAAACCACTGCCCTGCAGCAAAAAGGCACAGAGCCGTACTTCATATCTGCCATCAACAAAGATTCCGGTCAGGTTGATCTGTCGCCGATCAACCTCAACCGCGAGCAAGGTGTGATCGAAAAACCCTATATGCCGGTGATCCGATCCTCCACACCGGTTGTCGATCAGACCAGCGGCGAGGTGTTCGGTATCGTGGTGATCAACCTGGCTGTTGAAAGTGCATTGCGCGAACTTACCACCGGCGTGGACACCAAACAGACCCACTATGTCGCGAACCAGGATGGCCACTATCTGGTGCACCCAAGACGCGAACGCGAATTCGAATTTGAGCATGGCGTTCAGGCGCAAGCTCAGTCGGACTTCCCGTTGCTCGAGACGCTGATGCATAACGGTGCCCATGTGGAATCACGCGTGGATACCGACAACCAGCAGGTCCTCAGTGCCCTCGCGGTCACATTCGGTCCGCAGGCATCAGCGCAAAAGCTCTATCACGTGGTTACCGACGGCTTCAATGACATCACGGTCGTCTCGCGCGACGTCGCGAAACAAGCCGCGTTGCTGATCATCGCGCTGGCTGGCATCGCCTTCGTGGTCGGTACGATCCTGGCGCGGCGCATCGTCAGTCCCATCGAGAAACTGGCCGAATCGGTGCGCAATCTGGATGTCGACAACACGACGCTAAGCATTCCTTCGTCCCTGCCAGACGAAGCCGGCGAACTGGCCCGCGCGCTGGAGAACAGCCTGGATGCGGTGCGCCGGCGCAATGATCAACTGGTCGCGAAGAACAAGGAGCTGGAGCAGTTCGCCTACATCGCTTCGCACGACTTGCAAGAGCCGGTACGCACGATCACCAGCTTTTCCACCATGCTGCACAGCCGCTACCTGGATCAATTTGATGAGCGCGGGCAAAAAAGCCTGAACTTCATTCTGGATTCCTGCCAGCGCATGCAATCGCTGATTCACGGGCTGCTTGAATACAGCCGGCTGGGCAAGAAAGCCGAACCTGAAGATGTCGATTTTGCTGCCATGATCAAGGGTGTCATCGACGACTTGCATGCCTCGATCGAAAGCAAGAACGCTTCGATCAGTGTCGGGTCGCTCCCCGAACTGCATGTTTTCGCCGTGGAAGTGCGTCTGCTTTTTCAGAACCTGCTCGGTAACGCGCTGAAGTTCACGCGCCCCGACGTGACACCGGTTGTCGCCATTGAGGCCACCCGTCAGGGGCGCGCATGGCAGTTTTCAGTCACCGACAACGGGTTAGGCATCGCCCCTGAAGCGCGTGAGAAGGTGTTCATGATTTTTCAGCGTTTGCAGAATCGCAACGAATACGAAGGCACCGGTATCGGTCTGGCACACTGCCGCAAAATCGTCGAAATGCACGGCGGCAACATCTGGATTGAAGATGCGCCGGGTGGCGGCTCGCGTTTCATGTTCACGCTACAGGAAGTGTCGGCAAACCGGCCGACGGAGGCCAACAAAGGATGA
- a CDS encoding response regulator has translation MKRLKRVLLIDDYEADNFMHEMLFEEMGCADEIVVKLNGREALDYLTTPQQGQLPRPDLICLDINMPVMNGWEFLAAYEALDEDMRGGVVLMMLTTSLNPDDKSLADSNEAISDFVSKPLTREALGELLSKHFPDLEV, from the coding sequence ATGAAAAGATTGAAGCGCGTATTGCTGATTGACGACTACGAAGCCGACAATTTCATGCACGAAATGCTGTTTGAAGAGATGGGCTGCGCCGACGAGATTGTCGTCAAGCTGAATGGACGTGAAGCGCTGGACTATCTGACCACGCCTCAGCAGGGCCAGCTGCCCAGGCCGGATCTGATCTGCCTGGACATCAATATGCCGGTGATGAACGGCTGGGAGTTCCTCGCCGCCTACGAGGCCCTGGATGAGGACATGCGTGGCGGTGTCGTGCTCATGATGCTGACAACATCGCTCAACCCGGACGACAAATCGCTGGCCGATTCAAACGAAGCGATCTCCGATTTCGTGTCCAAACCGCTGACGCGCGAAGCGCTCGGTGAATTGCTGAGCAAGCATTTTCCTGATCTTGAGGTGTGA
- a CDS encoding efflux RND transporter permease subunit: MIARIIDWSVHNRPLVLLATLFLVAAGLLALKDTAVDAIPDLSDVQVIIRTPFAGQAPRVVEEQVTYPLSTAMLAVPGAASVRGYSFFGDSYVYILFEDGTDPYWARSRVLESLSQVAPNLPDAARPALGPDATGVGWVYEYALVDRSGQHDLSQLTSLQNWFLKYELQTVEGVAEVATVGGMVRQYQVVVDPDRLRALNMPLAQVRKAIQSANQEAGGAVVEMAEAEYMVRATGYLRGVDDLKAIPLRSTADGVVVSLADVAEIQIGPQLRRGIAELNGQGEVVGGIIVMRYGGNAQATIERVKHKLEQLSSSLPDGVQVVPVYDRSELIGRAVDNLYRTLLEEFLVVALVCAVFLFHLRSALVAIVSLPVGILVAFLIMRWQGLNANIMSLGGIAIAIGAMVDAAIVMIENLHKHMERKDDARTHWQRVVEASSEVGPPLFFSLLIITLSFLPVFTLEAQEGRLFTPLAYTKTYAMAVSAGLAITLVPVLMGYFVRGRIRAEQDNPINRILMRLYTPVIRTLLRAPWLVVGGGALAVLATLYPATRLGSEFMPPLDEGDWMYMPTTRPGISIGKARQVLQQTDKLIKSVPEVDTVFGKIGRAETATDPAPLTMIETTITFKPQSEWREGMTLQDIREEIKQRVQLPGVTNAWVMPIKTRIDMLATGIKTPVGIKIGGSDLAQIQAIGRSLEALLPQLPGTASVYAERVAGGRYITVDIDRQRAGRLGLNIDDVQAVVRSAIGGMNVTQTVEGLERYPVNLRYPQSLRDSVQAIDALPIVTPGGAQVALGDVAEVRVEDGPPMIKSENARLSGWVFVDIQGRDVGSYVREAQALVERELKLPPGYALSWSGQYEYMQRAKQKLALVVPATLAVITLLLFLAFRSFAQVAIILGTVPLALIGGVWLLFALGYPLSVAVGVGFIALAGVAVEIGVVMLVYLNMARARLIDDSRERGHAPTLEDWRQAVADGARLRLRPVVMTTATLIFGLLPVMLSSGTGSEIMHRIAAPLFGGAISALLLSLLVMPCVYLLWVTRGARRE; the protein is encoded by the coding sequence ATGATTGCGCGCATCATCGACTGGTCGGTGCACAACCGGCCGCTGGTGTTGCTGGCCACCCTGTTTCTGGTTGCGGCCGGGCTGCTGGCGCTCAAGGACACGGCAGTGGATGCCATTCCGGATCTGTCCGATGTGCAGGTCATCATTCGTACTCCGTTTGCCGGGCAGGCACCGCGGGTGGTCGAGGAGCAGGTCACCTATCCCTTGTCCACGGCCATGCTGGCGGTGCCCGGGGCCGCGTCGGTGCGGGGCTATTCGTTCTTCGGGGATTCCTACGTGTACATCCTGTTCGAGGACGGCACGGATCCCTACTGGGCGCGCTCACGGGTGCTGGAATCGCTGTCCCAGGTGGCGCCCAATCTGCCGGATGCGGCGCGCCCCGCGTTGGGCCCGGATGCCACCGGGGTGGGCTGGGTTTACGAGTACGCCCTGGTTGACCGCAGCGGGCAGCATGATCTGTCGCAGCTGACTTCCTTGCAGAACTGGTTTCTGAAGTACGAACTGCAGACGGTTGAAGGGGTGGCTGAAGTGGCCACCGTGGGCGGTATGGTGCGGCAGTATCAGGTGGTGGTGGACCCCGATCGCCTGCGTGCGCTGAACATGCCTCTGGCACAGGTGCGCAAAGCCATTCAGTCTGCCAATCAGGAGGCCGGCGGCGCCGTGGTGGAAATGGCGGAGGCCGAATACATGGTGCGCGCCACCGGCTATCTGCGCGGTGTTGACGATCTCAAAGCGATACCGCTGCGCAGCACGGCCGATGGCGTGGTGGTGAGTCTGGCCGATGTGGCCGAGATCCAGATCGGGCCTCAGCTCAGGCGTGGTATCGCCGAGCTCAACGGTCAGGGTGAGGTGGTTGGCGGAATCATCGTGATGCGTTACGGCGGCAACGCGCAGGCCACCATCGAGCGGGTCAAGCACAAGCTTGAACAGCTCAGTTCGAGCCTGCCTGACGGGGTGCAAGTGGTGCCGGTGTATGACCGCTCCGAGCTGATCGGGCGGGCGGTCGACAATCTGTATCGCACCTTGCTGGAAGAATTTCTGGTGGTGGCCCTGGTCTGCGCGGTGTTCCTGTTCCACCTGCGTTCGGCCCTGGTCGCCATTGTCAGCCTGCCGGTGGGCATTCTGGTCGCGTTTCTGATCATGCGCTGGCAGGGGCTCAACGCCAACATTATGTCGCTGGGCGGCATTGCCATTGCCATTGGTGCGATGGTCGATGCGGCCATCGTGATGATCGAGAACCTGCACAAGCACATGGAGCGAAAAGACGATGCGCGCACGCACTGGCAGCGCGTGGTCGAGGCCTCCAGCGAGGTTGGGCCGCCGCTGTTCTTTTCCCTGCTCATCATCACCCTGAGCTTTCTTCCGGTGTTCACGTTGGAAGCGCAGGAGGGGCGTCTTTTCACACCGCTGGCCTACACCAAAACCTATGCCATGGCAGTCTCGGCAGGCTTGGCCATCACCTTGGTGCCGGTGCTCATGGGTTATTTCGTGCGCGGACGCATACGCGCGGAACAGGACAACCCGATCAACCGCATCCTGATGAGGCTCTACACCCCGGTGATTCGGACGTTGCTGCGGGCGCCATGGCTGGTGGTTGGCGGCGGGGCGCTGGCCGTGCTGGCCACGCTGTACCCGGCCACCCGGCTGGGTTCGGAGTTCATGCCACCGCTGGATGAGGGTGACTGGATGTACATGCCCACCACCCGCCCTGGCATCTCGATTGGCAAGGCCCGCCAGGTGCTGCAGCAGACCGACAAGTTGATCAAATCGGTGCCGGAGGTGGATACCGTGTTCGGCAAAATCGGGCGTGCCGAGACCGCCACGGATCCGGCGCCGCTGACCATGATCGAGACCACCATCACCTTCAAACCGCAGAGTGAATGGCGCGAAGGCATGACCCTGCAGGACATCCGTGAGGAGATCAAACAGCGGGTTCAGTTGCCGGGGGTGACCAACGCCTGGGTGATGCCGATCAAGACCCGCATCGACATGCTCGCGACCGGTATCAAAACGCCGGTCGGTATCAAGATCGGTGGATCCGACCTGGCCCAGATTCAGGCTATTGGCCGTTCGTTGGAGGCCCTGCTGCCGCAGTTGCCGGGCACTGCCAGCGTGTACGCCGAACGCGTTGCTGGCGGGCGCTACATCACGGTGGATATCGATCGCCAGCGGGCTGGTCGTCTGGGCCTCAATATCGATGATGTGCAAGCCGTGGTGCGTAGCGCGATCGGTGGCATGAATGTGACGCAGACGGTGGAAGGTCTGGAGCGCTATCCGGTGAATCTGCGTTACCCGCAGAGCCTGCGCGATTCGGTGCAGGCAATAGACGCCTTGCCGATCGTGACGCCGGGCGGGGCACAGGTCGCGCTGGGTGATGTGGCCGAGGTGCGGGTGGAGGATGGCCCGCCGATGATCAAGAGCGAGAATGCCCGTCTGTCAGGCTGGGTTTTTGTCGACATCCAGGGCCGTGATGTGGGCTCCTACGTGCGCGAAGCTCAGGCCTTGGTCGAGCGTGAGCTCAAGCTGCCGCCGGGTTATGCACTGAGCTGGTCGGGGCAATACGAGTACATGCAACGGGCCAAGCAGAAGCTTGCGCTGGTGGTGCCGGCGACCCTGGCGGTGATCACCTTGCTGTTGTTCCTGGCGTTTCGCAGCTTCGCCCAGGTCGCGATCATCCTCGGTACCGTACCGCTGGCACTGATCGGTGGGGTGTGGTTGCTGTTTGCGCTGGGCTATCCCCTGTCGGTGGCCGTTGGGGTCGGGTTCATAGCGCTGGCCGGCGTTGCGGTGGAGATCGGTGTGGTGATGCTGGTGTACCTGAACATGGCCCGCGCGCGGCTGATCGACGACAGCCGTGAACGTGGCCACGCGCCCACGCTTGAAGACTGGCGTCAAGCGGTTGCGGACGGTGCCCGTCTGCGCCTGCGTCCGGTGGTGATGACCACCGCCACGCTGATTTTCGGGCTACTGCCGGTGATGCTGAGCAGCGGAACCGGCTCGGAGATCATGCACCGCATCGCTGCGCCATTGTTCGGCGGGGCCATCAGCGCGCTGTTGCTGAGTCTGCTGGTGATGCCCTGCGTTTATTTGCTGTGGGTCACGCGTGGGGCGCGGCGCGAGTGA
- a CDS encoding efflux RND transporter periplasmic adaptor subunit has protein sequence MSLRHVMAALVLLLVGAGAGLWFGAAPQNSAAAEGDGPCAGGTQPVHWAAPMDPSYQRKAPGKSPMGMDLVPVCAEGGSGGGVDVRIDAHVVNNLGLRTGVVERGALPRDIAAVGVVSYDENSFQMIHARAEGWLENLAVESEGARVEHDQALYALFSPKLVAAEQEYLSAGRSQRPALVAAAAERLLALGYSREQIAALERRGTPDKHLLRRAQSDAVVSMLGVRDGQFVSPGTHMMTLASLNTVWVLVDVMERDAAHLRPGLEASAQFDAWPGRRWQGRVEHVYPSLDALTRTLRVRLVFDNSDGALRPNMFARATIHAEPLADVLSVPAAAVIRSGQGQRVVRRIEAGGFDVVPVRTGVQAGDRVHVLDGLQAGDEVVVSGQFLIDSEANLDAEALRLKAAHPQGRTRAVISALDAAARSITLRHEAIQPMGEQGLSMPGMTMPFELAVDADGFEPGDRVEVVVRQPGPGRFEVVQLDALADQPHAGHDHAAMHGNAASVERGELTRGRVVSIEPQRRRVTLQHEAIESVGMAAMTMPFVWAPALPIADLEPGDEVRFSIDPETMQIDHLELAP, from the coding sequence ATGAGTTTGCGTCATGTGATGGCCGCTTTGGTCTTGTTGTTGGTGGGCGCAGGTGCGGGTTTGTGGTTCGGCGCTGCGCCGCAGAACTCGGCGGCAGCTGAGGGCGACGGGCCGTGTGCTGGCGGGACGCAGCCTGTGCACTGGGCTGCGCCGATGGATCCGAGTTATCAGCGCAAGGCCCCGGGCAAGTCTCCCATGGGCATGGATCTGGTCCCGGTGTGCGCCGAGGGCGGCTCTGGCGGTGGTGTGGATGTCCGCATCGATGCCCATGTGGTCAACAATCTTGGCCTGCGAACGGGTGTGGTCGAGCGCGGCGCGCTGCCGCGTGATATCGCGGCTGTCGGCGTTGTGAGTTACGACGAAAACAGTTTTCAGATGATTCACGCCCGGGCCGAGGGCTGGCTGGAAAATCTGGCTGTGGAAAGTGAAGGCGCACGGGTTGAGCACGATCAGGCGCTGTACGCCCTGTTTTCGCCTAAGCTGGTGGCCGCGGAGCAGGAATATCTGAGCGCCGGTCGATCACAACGTCCGGCGTTGGTCGCGGCGGCCGCCGAGCGTCTGCTGGCCTTGGGTTACAGCCGCGAGCAGATTGCCGCACTTGAGCGTCGCGGTACCCCGGACAAGCATCTGCTGCGCCGTGCGCAAAGTGATGCGGTGGTGTCCATGCTGGGGGTGCGTGACGGACAGTTTGTCTCGCCCGGGACTCACATGATGACGCTGGCCAGCCTCAACACGGTGTGGGTGCTGGTGGACGTGATGGAACGTGATGCCGCCCATTTGCGCCCGGGGCTTGAAGCCAGCGCGCAGTTTGATGCGTGGCCGGGGCGGCGCTGGCAGGGGCGGGTCGAGCATGTTTACCCGAGTCTCGATGCGCTCACACGCACGCTGCGTGTGCGGCTGGTTTTTGACAACAGCGATGGCGCATTACGGCCCAACATGTTTGCCCGTGCGACCATCCATGCCGAGCCACTGGCCGATGTGCTCAGCGTGCCGGCCGCAGCGGTGATCCGCAGCGGCCAGGGGCAACGCGTCGTGCGGCGTATCGAGGCCGGCGGCTTCGATGTTGTGCCGGTCCGCACCGGCGTGCAGGCCGGTGATCGCGTGCATGTGCTCGACGGTCTGCAGGCGGGCGATGAAGTGGTGGTGTCGGGGCAGTTCCTGATCGACTCGGAGGCCAATCTGGATGCCGAGGCCTTGCGCTTGAAAGCGGCCCATCCGCAGGGGCGTACGCGCGCGGTGATCAGCGCGCTGGATGCCGCGGCGCGCAGCATCACCCTGCGCCACGAGGCGATCCAGCCGATGGGTGAGCAAGGGCTGTCGATGCCGGGCATGACCATGCCGTTCGAGCTGGCGGTTGATGCCGACGGTTTTGAGCCGGGTGACCGGGTTGAGGTGGTGGTGCGCCAGCCCGGCCCCGGGCGTTTTGAGGTGGTGCAGCTGGACGCGTTGGCGGACCAGCCCCATGCCGGACATGATCACGCGGCCATGCATGGCAATGCGGCGTCCGTTGAGCGGGGCGAGCTGACCCGTGGCCGGGTGGTGTCCATCGAGCCGCAGCGGCGGCGTGTGACGCTGCAGCATGAGGCGATTGAATCGGTCGGTATGGCGGCCATGACCATGCCCTTCGTCTGGGCTCCGGCGCTGCCCATTGCGGACCTTGAGCCGGGCGATGAGGTGCGCTTCAGCATCGACCCCGAGACCATGCAGATCGACCATCTGGAGCTGGCGCCATGA